The sequence GCTCCAGTCCGCGGGCTTTGAGGTACACGACCTTGGAAGGGATGTCCCCCTGCAGGACTTCATTGACAAGATCAAGGAGACCGGCGCAGCTATGGTCGGTATGTCCGCCCTGATGACCACAACCCTGCCAGGCCAGAGGGAAGTCATCGAGATGCTCAAGGAACAGGGTCTGCGCGACAAGGTCAAGGTCATGGTTGGCGGAGCACCTGCAACCCAGAACTGGGCTGACAAGATCGGTGCCGACTGCTATGCTGAGAACGCAAGCGAAGCAGTTGCAAGAGCCAAGGAGCTCCTTCTTTAAATCTAAAGTCAAAAGGTGAAATAATGGCAACTGAACACATGTTGAGAATGGGAGACGGCAAGAGGGTCTTCCTCACAAAGGAGCAGATCCTTGCAGACCTCAAAGAGGGTATGGCAGATGCTGTGGACCTTGGAAGCATTCCTGAACTGAGCGGCAATGAACTGGACAAGCTCCTTGAGATCATCACCATGCCTGCAAGAATGGTAGGTGTCGAGCCAGGTAAGGAAGTTCCCGTAACCCACGATATCAGCACCATCAGGCTTGATGGTGACCAGGGTAACAGCGGTGTGGGTATTCCCTCAAGCAGGCTTGTCGGCTGCATGATGCACGAAAGGGCATTCGGTGCCGACTCAATGGAACTTGGTCACATTGACTACAGTTACAAGCCTGTAAAGCCGGTAGTGGCACAGGAGATGCAGGCAATGGAAGTCTGCCAGCAGAACATGATCATCCCTCTGCTCTACGGTGCCATGCCGAACATGGGTCTCTACTACACTCCCGATGGTCCTTTCGAGAACCCCGGAGACCTCATGAAGGCCTTCAAGATCACAGAAGCACAGGAATCCATGGAACACGCAGCCAAGCACCTGACCAGGGACATTGTCTGGATCATGCAGAGAATGATGTCTGCCGGTGCCGATGGTGTTAACTTCGACACAATAGGCGCTGCAGGCGACGGCGATCTCTACGCTTCCCTCCATGCTATCGAGTCACTGAGAAAGCAGTACCCCGATATCTACATCGAGGCAGGCATGGCCGGTGAGCTTGTACTTGGTCTGCACGGCGAGATGGCTTACGATGGAGTCACCCTTGCAGGACTGTGGCCACACCAGCAGGCTCCCCTTGTTGCAAAGGCAGGTGCCAACCTCTTCGGTCCTGTGGTCAACACCAACACCAGCAAGAGCTTTGCATGGAACCTGGGCCGTGCTGTCACCTTCATCAAGGCGGCTGTCAAGGCTTCCCCGATACCCTGCCATGTGAACATGGGTATGGGTGTGGGCGGTATCCCGATGCTTGAGACCCCGACAATTGATGCTGTGTCAAGAGCCAGCAAGGCGATGGTCGAGATCGCTGGCGTCGATGGTATATAGATAGGGGTCGGCGACCCGATGGGTATGCCGATCACTCACATAATGACCTCCGGTATGAGCGGTATCAGGGCAGCAGGAGACCTTGTTGCAAGGATGGAAATGGCAAAGAGCATGCGCGTCGGTGACGCAAAGAACTATGTTGCCAAGAAGCTCGGTGTCTCAACACTTGACCTGAGTGACGAGTATGTCATGAGGGACCTCAGGGAAGAGCTGGGCATCGGTGTCATAACATCAGTTGCAGGAGCTCCGAAGGGAATTGCAGCCAAGATGAACATCGAGAAACTGCTGGACCTCAAGATAAACTGCTGTGAAAAATTCAGGAAGCAATTGAGATAAACTGAGATTACCTGTCGGGCGGATGTTGTCTTAATGTGACAAAATTGAGACAGCAGTAGATTTCCTGCAAACGCAATGTAAGATAATAACCTCCAAGCAACTGTGTTTGCAGGGTCCCTCCTGAAATTTGAATAATTAAGAGTGATAGTTATGAGTTCTAAAGAAACAGGAGCAGA is a genomic window of Methanolobus chelungpuianus containing:
- the mtbC gene encoding dimethylamine corrinoid protein MtbC, which translates into the protein AVVAAVQSARSEGIEPAEIIEKGLAAGMNEVGVMFERGKLFLPHVMMAAGAMEAGVSLLEADMPKDAAKKKLGVIVNGTVEGDVHDIGKSIVSTMLQSAGFEVHDLGRDVPLQDFIDKIKETGAAMVGMSALMTTTLPGQREVIEMLKEQGLRDKVKVMVGGAPATQNWADKIGADCYAENASEAVARAKELLL